The sequence TCGGGTCCCTTCCCCTTCGCACCGGACGTCCGGGTGCGATGACGTCCGCTCCATAACGGGCCTTCGTGCGGGGCCCGCACACCAGGAGGAGAACCGAGATGCTGGACATCGCCGACGAGCTGAACCGATGGATGGCGGACGGGCGGGACTTCGCCGTCGCCACCGTCGTGGCCGTCGCCGGCAGCGCGCCGCGCAGCCCGGGCGCTGCCCTCGCCGTCGACAGCCGGGGTGCGGCCATCGGATCGGTCTCTGGCGGATGTGTGGAAGCAGCGGTGTACGACCTGTGCACCCAGGCACTCCAGGATGGCGGGACGGTCCTGGAACAGTTCGGCTACAGCGCCGAGGACGCCTTCGCGGTGGGACTGACCTGCGGCGGGGTGATCGAGGTCCTGGTCACGTCGGTGCGGGCGGACTCACCGGGCAGGAAGGTGTTCGCCGCGGCGCTGGCGGCCGCCGCCCGGGGGGAGCCGGCGGCAATCGCCCGTGTGGCCAGGGGACCGGCCGAACTGCTCGGCAGAGCACTGCTCATACGCCCCGACGGCTCCTATGAAGGGGGACTCGACGGGCATCCGGAGCTGGACCGTGCGGCGGTGGCGGAGAGCCGCGCCATGCTGGACGCGGGGCGCACCGGTACGTTCTCGGTCTCGGAGAGCGGATCGCGCTGCGCGGCCGACCTGACCTTGTTCGTCGAGTCGAGCGTGCCGCCGCCCCGCATGATTGTCTTCGGCGCCATCGACTTCGCCGCGGCTCTGGTCCGTACGGGCAAGTTCCTCGGCTACCACGTGACCGTGTGCGACGCCCGCCCCGTCTTCGCCACCCGGGCCCGCTTCCCGGAGGCCGACGACATCGTGGTCGACTGGCCGCACCGCTACCTCCAGCGCACCGGGACCGACGGCCGCACGGTCCTTTGCGT is a genomic window of Streptomyces sp. Edi2 containing:
- a CDS encoding XdhC/CoxI family protein, whose amino-acid sequence is MLDIADELNRWMADGRDFAVATVVAVAGSAPRSPGAALAVDSRGAAIGSVSGGCVEAAVYDLCTQALQDGGTVLEQFGYSAEDAFAVGLTCGGVIEVLVTSVRADSPGRKVFAAALAAAARGEPAAIARVARGPAELLGRALLIRPDGSYEGGLDGHPELDRAAVAESRAMLDAGRTGTFSVSESGSRCAADLTLFVESSVPPPRMIVFGAIDFAAALVRTGKFLGYHVTVCDARPVFATRARFPEADDIVVDWPHRYLQRTGTDGRTVLCVLTHDAKFDIPLLQEALRLPVAFVGAMGSRRTHEDRNRRLREAGVTGPQLARLRSPIGLDLGARTPEETALSIAAEIVAARHGGTGAPLTGSGTPIHQEAGQGGSGLTGTRVVA